A part of Acropora palmata chromosome 6, jaAcrPala1.3, whole genome shotgun sequence genomic DNA contains:
- the LOC141885315 gene encoding carbohydrate sulfotransferase 10-like isoform X3: protein MWRRQQLLRDNCAKKPPNPSFIEEADFTRFIVIEKLKFVFCFIPKVSCTTWKHVLYRAENDGKSIETYPHDKKIFKWLKDYPPQERKEILDSYYKAMFVREPIERLASAYKSQKRQMWFKRRFHPGISNEELKFVGTTFPEFMRKDLLRNNKTSLQTNQHWRSYELICPCEVNYDFIGHFEYLPKEAPELLKMMGVDQFVNFPDYHPSKTEPYVLKYYSQLTKDELLKIGQIFELDFKLFGYNFPGLLEELIKNKTLLEEAIEKGQ, encoded by the coding sequence ATGTGGAGACGACAGCAACTGCTAAGAGATAACTGCGCAAAGAAACCACCCAATCCTTCTTTCATTGAGGAAGCTGACTTCACGCGTTTTATTGTCATTGAGAAGTTGAAATTTGTGTTCTGTTTTATCCCCAAAGTCTCATGTACAACTTGGAAGCACGTACTGTACAGAGCAGAAAATGACGGAAAAAGCATCGAGACTTATCCACACGAtaagaaaattttcaagtggCTAAAAGATTACCCTCCTCAGGAAAGGAAAGAGATTCTGGATTCCTACTACAAAGCCATGTTTGTTCGTGAGCCTATTGAGAGATTAGCATCGGCCTACAAAAgccagaaaagacaaatgtGGTTCAAGCGACGATTTCACCCGGGCATCAGCAACGAAGAATTGAAATTCGTGGGCACAACATTCCCCGAGTTCATGAGAAAGGATCTTCTTCGGAACAATAAGACGTCACTGCAAACCAATCAGCACTGGCGTTCCTATGAGTTGATTTGTCCGTGTGAAGTGAATTATGATTTTATTGGTCACTTTGAGTATTTGCCTAAGGAAGCACCAGAGCTGTTGAAGATGATGGGTGTGGATCAATTCGTTAATTTTCCAGATTATCATCCATCCAAAACAGAACCTTATGTTTTGAAGTACTATTCTCAGCTTACGAAAGACGAATTATTGAAAATAGGTCAGATCTTTGAATTAGATTTCAAACTGTTTGGATACAATTTCCCTGGTCTCTTGGAGGAGCTGATAAAAAATAAGACCCTCCTAGAGGAAGCAATTGAAAAGGGCCAATAA
- the LOC141885315 gene encoding carbohydrate sulfotransferase 10-like isoform X1 — protein sequence MTFRERRKKYLVCTLVILTGLGVWKVLKNSEDGWNSAWLRAEMWRRQQLLRDNCAKKPPNPSFIEEADFTRFIVIEKLKFVFCFIPKVSCTTWKHVLYRAENDGKSIETYPHDKKIFKWLKDYPPQERKEILDSYYKAMFVREPIERLASAYKSQKRQMWFKRRFHPGISNEELKFVGTTFPEFMRKDLLRNNKTSLQTNQHWRSYELICPCEVNYDFIGHFEYLPKEAPELLKMMGVDQFVNFPDYHPSKTEPYVLKYYSQLTKDELLKIGQIFELDFKLFGYNFPGLLEELIKNKTLLEEAIEKGQ from the coding sequence ATGGCTGGAATTCTGCATGGTTGAGGGCAGAAATGTGGAGACGACAGCAACTGCTAAGAGATAACTGCGCAAAGAAACCACCCAATCCTTCTTTCATTGAGGAAGCTGACTTCACGCGTTTTATTGTCATTGAGAAGTTGAAATTTGTGTTCTGTTTTATCCCCAAAGTCTCATGTACAACTTGGAAGCACGTACTGTACAGAGCAGAAAATGACGGAAAAAGCATCGAGACTTATCCACACGAtaagaaaattttcaagtggCTAAAAGATTACCCTCCTCAGGAAAGGAAAGAGATTCTGGATTCCTACTACAAAGCCATGTTTGTTCGTGAGCCTATTGAGAGATTAGCATCGGCCTACAAAAgccagaaaagacaaatgtGGTTCAAGCGACGATTTCACCCGGGCATCAGCAACGAAGAATTGAAATTCGTGGGCACAACATTCCCCGAGTTCATGAGAAAGGATCTTCTTCGGAACAATAAGACGTCACTGCAAACCAATCAGCACTGGCGTTCCTATGAGTTGATTTGTCCGTGTGAAGTGAATTATGATTTTATTGGTCACTTTGAGTATTTGCCTAAGGAAGCACCAGAGCTGTTGAAGATGATGGGTGTGGATCAATTCGTTAATTTTCCAGATTATCATCCATCCAAAACAGAACCTTATGTTTTGAAGTACTATTCTCAGCTTACGAAAGACGAATTATTGAAAATAGGTCAGATCTTTGAATTAGATTTCAAACTGTTTGGATACAATTTCCCTGGTCTCTTGGAGGAGCTGATAAAAAATAAGACCCTCCTAGAGGAAGCAATTGAAAAGGGCCAATAA